TTCTctaacggtaactttttttctcttttctccaaCGATAACATTTTTTGTCTTATCTGTAACGgtaaattttttctctataaatacGTATTCTGCTTGCATTCACATTCTCAAATACCCAAGTCTCATCTCCAACTCCCTTCATCAAATGGCTCGTTCTTTCTTTCGTAAATTGCTCACATACTTGTCATCTAATAATGAGTTGGATGTTGTTCTTAATGTTGAGGCTGATGGAGAGTCATCGAGACATCGTGGCAATCGCCAACGTCGTAAGTTTATTCggcgtgatcatattcaagcGCATCAGCGCCTGTTTCATGACTATTTCGCAGAAAATCCAGTATATCCCTCCAATCTATTTCGAAGGACATTTCGGATGAGTCGTCCCCTATTTCTCCGTATTCTAAATGAGGTAGAGGCTTGCGAGCCCTACTTCGTCCAGAGAAGAGATAATGCCGGAAGACTCggtttatcttctatgcaaaagataacTGCAGCACTTAGAATGCTGGCATATGGGGTTACtggagattttatggatgaatacatacATATTGGAGAAAGCACCGCAATGGAGAGCCTCAAAAAATTCTGTAAGACAATTGTAACTgttttttcagatgaatatttgCGATCTCCAAATGCGAATGATATTACTCGATTGCTTGTGGTTGGTGAACAACGGGGATTCCCAGGAATGTTGGGaagcattgattgcatgcattggaagtGGAAAATTGTCCCGCTGCCTGGAAAGGTATGTACTCTGGTCACATCCGTGaactaactattattttagaagcagttGCTTCATATGATCTTTGGATATGGCATACATTTTTTGGTATGCCCGGTTCACATAACGATATTAATGTGCTAGagagatcttttattttcacgGAACTTGCCCAAGGGCGTGCTCCTCTagtcaattacacaatcaatggcAGCGACTACACTATGGGGTACTACCTTGCTGATGGTATTTATCCCAAGTGGTCAACGTTTGTGAAGACGATTCCATCACCCCAAGgtaataagaagaaaaactttaCCGCAGCACAAGAATCTGCAAGAAAAGATGTCGAGCGTGCCTTCGGGGTACTTCAACAACGATTTGCAATCGTTCGTGGACCTTCCCGATTTTTCAAAGTCAATGagctaacaaatataatgaaagcatgTGTTATTCTACATAACATGATCATTGAGGACGAGCGTGATGATAGTCAGGGTCCAAACATGGAGTATGATCAAGTTGATGATGATATTCCAGAACTGTCGCGCAATCCAACAATAGAATTTATCAACTTCATTCAGCGCCATCATGAAATTAGAAACAACTCAGCACATCATCAACTACAAGCAGACTTAATTGAACATGAATGACAGATTTATTCCCAACAATAGAAGAGAAGGTTCTGTTGgattttctatctttttaatattagtagCGACCATGTATTCCTATTTCCACAATTTCCATTCCAAAAAAAGATGTTTACTTCAAGAACATGCTAATTGTTActgtaatattttcattatctgtaatattttaaaaatttgtaatgtcCAAGTGTAATCAAGCAACATCTATCCATGTGTTAGAGTCAAATTCATAGACTACATTTttctatcttctcaatatttacTTGCtaatgtacaaattataaaatacaacaaaCGTGCCAAAGTCCTTAAAAAAAACCATCAACATCAATCTCAACAGTCTAACAAGTTATACTAATGTGccaattataaaatacaaagataccgaatattgaataaaaaaataagttacaaAAAAGAATGTTCTGATCAATTATCTGATGTATTGCGTCTCGCCAATATCTCCCTTTGAAGTTGCTGGAAATATACCAGCTGAACTCCAGGCAACGTACTCAGATCGAGCAACATTATGAGCTCCTCTCTCTCCCACCGGGCGATTTCCAGTTTCTCCGCCTCCAACCTCAGTCGCTCGTCCTCTTGTCTACTTTTATTTCCCTCCCTTTCTCGATCATATGCCATCTTCTCGGCCTTGAGTCGAAATAATTCTTTCTCCTGAGCACGTGACTCCTCTAGGAGAGTATACTTATGCTTGCTCAACTCCACAAGCTCATCTGATGCCCTGGTTTGGGCCTTACGTTTTCCTTTCTCAGCTTTTCTTCCCATTGGCCTATCCAATTTGATGACATCATTCTCCACTAGATTTTCGGCCTCTGTACCACCAACTGAATCTATAGGTGAATTAGGTGCAACTGTTGAGGTACGAGAATATGTCGGGGACATCGTCAACCTTCGCTTCATCCCATCCTTTGTGCAATGCTGATTCCATTTCGGCTGGTCCTTCAATAGCTGCCAACAATGCTCGAACTGAAATGACGTTTTCTCAAGCGATTGATACATGACCTTAGCTTTGTCAAACTTCCAATGAAagcataaaatcaaataattaaccaCCCATTGAAGATAAATGATATAACGcataaatatcataattaagtgctgaaaataataaaaaagtggatacttataccttgtcttgctcagtcatgccactttgattcaacccttcaacttgtGCGAGTTTAGCACAAAATTTGTTCGTTGCCTTTTGAATGGCAGACCACCGATGTATTAAGGACCCAACACTCCGCTCATTTGTACTTGGTTTATACTCATTGAAGTATTGACTAACTTTTTCCCAAAGTTGATCATGTTTTTGGTCCGTTCACTGAATTGCATCAACACTACTATTCAGCCATGCTGAGATAAGTAACTTGTCTTCTTCGGGGGTGAAGTTTGTCTGGCTGATTTTCTTTGAGAGGGAAGCTCTACTTGGGTTGGGGGTGGAGAGTCATCCAAAGTCACGGGAGATTGTTCACTTTGACCATAAAAAATGTGGTCAATTTCACGCTCCTGAGTCAGGAGGCTGGTGAAGAACATATTTCCATGCTCTTGTGAATCCATCTCTAAAAAGTTGTAAACATAGTATGTGGTTCACATGTTAGACaattatgaacaatattctGCAAGTGATTTTGGTAGCCGGCTCAGGAATCCTATGGTAACATATGACCACACTTCGCACCCTCCCTAGCATGGCTGCAAGAACCGGTTGCCACTGTTTATTGGCCATCCTGGTTACCATGTCATGGAGGTGTGTGCCAAAGTGTTACTTCACCATCTTCAGATTTTCTCATCATCACAGCCGAGGGGTTAAGacaactcaaatacaaacaagtaaaaaatttgcaaaatagaaaataagagcATTTCCATCTGCTTCCCTAAACAGTTGTGTGTTTTAAATATGGCTCAGAATGGTTTATAGAAGTTACATCATGTGTGAGACAGGAGCTCAACTAAGATAA
Above is a genomic segment from Juglans microcarpa x Juglans regia isolate MS1-56 chromosome 1D, Jm3101_v1.0, whole genome shotgun sequence containing:
- the LOC121246228 gene encoding uncharacterized protein LOC121246228, producing MARSFFRKLLTYLSSNNELDVVLNVEADGESSRHRGNRQRRKFIRRDHIQAHQRLFHDYFAENPVYPSNLFRRTFRMSRPLFLRILNEVEACEPYFVQRRDNAGRLGLSSMQKITAALRMLAYGVTGDFMDEYIHIGESTAMESLKKFCKTIVTVFSDEYLRSPNANDITRLLVVGEQRGFPGMLGSIDCMHWKWKIVPLPGKRSFIFTELAQGRAPLVNYTINGSDYTMGYYLADGIYPKWSTFVKTIPSPQGNKKKNFTAAQESARKDVERAFGVLQQRFAIVRGPSRFFKVNELTNIMKACVILHNMIIEDERDDSQGPNMEYDQVDDDIPELSRNPTIEFINFIQRHHEIRNNSAHHQLQADLIEHE
- the LOC121237023 gene encoding uncharacterized protein LOC121237023, whose product is MTEQDKFEHCWQLLKDQPKWNQHCTKDGMKRRLTMSPTYSRTSTVAPNSPIDSVGGTEAENLVENDVIKLDRPMGRKAEKGKRKAQTRASDELVELSKHKYTLLEESRAQEKELFRLKAEKMAYDREREGNKSRQEDERLRLEAEKLEIARWEREELIMLLDLSTLPGVQLVYFQQLQREILARRNTSDN